In Lineus longissimus chromosome 7, tnLinLong1.2, whole genome shotgun sequence, a genomic segment contains:
- the LOC135491143 gene encoding dynamin-1-like protein, whose product MEHLIPVINKLQDVFNTVGSETILLPQIVVIGAQSSGKSSVLEGLVGHDFLPRGTGIVTRRPLVLQLIHVSPDDKETRAADGDGGTQEEWAKFLHTKQKVYTDFDEIRKEIEAETDRMAGSNKGIIEDAIHLKIFSNKVVNLTLVDLPGITKVPVGDQPEDIELQIRDMCVKYISNPNSIILSVTSANTDMATSESLKLAKEIDPDGRRTLAVVTKLDLMDAGTDALDVLCGRVIPVKLGIIGVVNRSQADINTSKNIGDALKDESSFLQKRYPAIASRNGTPYLAKTLNRLLMHHIRDCLPELKTRVNVMAAQHQSLLNSYGEAVEDKGQLLLQVITRFASAYNNTIEGTARNIETSELCGGARICYIFHETFGRTLLSVDPLGGLSALDVLTAIRNATGTRPALFVPEISFELLVKRQIRRLEEPSLRCVELVHEEMQRIIQHCGTQQEMLRFPKLHEKLVDVVTALLRRRLPTTNSMVENLVCIELAYINTKHPDFTEASLVHRTLTENLAADAERRSSKQTIHEDKELPVMNGPGSGSWRSWGRMAKGDSLGPDSAASSQPNSISNSPLHPPGKTTPQKGINLLPEVPTDATARKLSTREQRDCEVIERLIKSYFLIVRKNIQDSVPKAIMHFLVNYVKDNLQSELVSQLYQTNLIDNLLMESEHIAARRREAQEMLKALTKASHIISEIRETQIW is encoded by the exons ATGGAGCATCTAATTCCAGTAATCAACAAATTGCAAGACGTCTTCAATACTGTTGGATCTGAAACAATCCTACTGCCACAGATCGTAGTGATTGGTGCCCAG agttCTGGTAAAAGCTCTGTGTTGGAAGGCCTCGTGGGACATGACTTCCTGCCCCGAGGAACTGGTATCGTGACAAGGCGACCCCTTGTCCTACAGCTGATTCATGTCAGCCCTGATGACAAGGAGACAAGAGCAGCTGATGGAG ATGGTGGTACCCAGGAGGAATGGGCCAAGTTCCTGCACACGAAGCAGAAGGTCTACACTGACTTTGATGAGATCCGGAAGGAGATTGAAGCAGAGACAGACAGAATGGCAGGATCAAACAAG ggaataaTCGAGGATGCTATCCACCTGAAGATCTTCTCCAACAAAGTAGTCAACCTGACCTTGGTAGATCTGCCCGGCATCACCAAAGTCCCCGTTGGTGACCAACCAGAGGATATCGAGTTACAAATCCGAGATATGTGTGTGAAATATATCAGTAACCCCAACTCAATTATACTCAGTGTTACGTCAGCTAATACCGATATGGCGACGTCCGAATCTTTGAAGTTAGCCAAGGAAATCGACCCTGATG GTCGTCGTACTCTTGCCGTTGTCACAAAGCTTGACTTGATGGACGCCGGTACCGATGCCCTGGACGTGTTATGTGGCCGCGTTATTCCCGTCAAACTAGGAATTATCGGTGTGGTCAATAGAAGTCAGGCCGATATCAATACATCTAAGAATATTGGTGATGCGTTGAAAGACGAAAGCTCGTTTCTACAGAAGAGGTATCCAGCTATTGCTAGCAGGAATGGTACGCCGTATCTGGCCAAGACTTTAAACCGG CTGCTAATGCACCACATACGAGACTGTCTTCCCGAGTTGAAAACGCGTGTGAATGTAATGGCTGCCCAGCACCAGTCGCTGCTCAACTCTTATGGTGAAGCTGTAGAGGATAAG GGCCAGTTACTACTTCAGGTCATCACCCGCTTTGCGTCTGCTTATAATAACACAATTGAAGGAACAGCTCGTAATATAGAAACAAGTGAACT ATGTGGGGGAGCCCGAATATGTTACATCTTCCACGAAACATTCGGCAGAACTTTATTGTCGGTCGACCCATTAGGTGGTTTATCCGCTCTAGATGTCCTTACAGCTATACGAAACGCCACTGGAACGCGGCCTGCGCTGTTCGTACCGGAGATTTCGTTCGAATTATTAGTAAAACGTCAAATTCGTCGTCTGGAGGAGCCGAGTCTGCGCTGTGTAGAACTCGTCCACGAAGAGATGCAGAGAATTATTCAGCACTGCGGGACCCAGCAGGAGATGTTACGATTTCCTAAACTTCATGAAAAGTTGGTCGACGTTGTGACTGCGTTGCTCAGGCGGAGATTACCGACTACTAATTCAATG GTTGAAAACTTAGTGTGTATAGAACTTGCCTACATCAACACGAAGCACCCGGACTTCACCGAGGCCTCGTTGGTGCACCGGACGTTGACGGAGAATCTAGCTGCTGATGCGGAGAGAAGGAGTAGTAAACAGACCATTCATGAAGACAAG GAATTACCAGTAATGAATGGTCCTGGAAGTGGTTCTTGGAGGAGCTGGGGGCGCATGGCCAAGGGTGACTCATTGGGACCAGATAGTGCAGCATCTAGCCAGCCAAACAGCATCAGTAACTCGCCCCTTCACCCACCGGGAAAGACGACTCCACAGAAGGGAATCAACCTCCTCCCTGAAGTT CCGACTGATGCTACTGCCAGGAAGCTCTCCACCCGAGAACAGCGGGACTGTGAAGTCATCGAGCGTTTGATCAAATCGTACTTCCTCATCGTCCGAAAAAATATCCAGGACAGCGTGCCGAAGGCAATAATGCACTTCTTAGTAAACTATGTGAAGGACAATCTGCAGAGTGAATTAGTTAGTCAGCTTTATCAGACGAATTTGATAGATAATCTCTTGATGGAGTCGGAACATATAGCAGCTAGGCGGCGCGAGGCACAGGAAATGTTAAAG GCATTAACGAAGGCTAGCCACATAATCAGCGAAATACGCGAGACACAGATCTGGTGA
- the LOC135491350 gene encoding CXXC-type zinc finger protein 1-like isoform X1 — protein MSKEDIAQKFVLPERQTKVDALVKKMDTEDIQYCICRSTDSTRFMICCDNCEEWYHGDCINVNEKEAKSIKAFFCQICREKNPALKIKYKVKKEKYWKKGVSDTSDLEPGSKYTRLSAKKKSTRRCGECMACSKTTDCGRCDFCKDMKKFGGLNKIRQKCRLRQCLNFGHSQSRCTGKQGLAISANGSDTPTSHRSKSQDSGSEFGEFPDDFLSGLTENIMRSKSSSDWSSPPRKKTKREEKEKKKHHRKEKKQKESKSKSKHSRHQSKSYDLDIEFERPLFEDVDDSMKQCYGPGCAEIARPGSKYCSDDCGMKLATNRIFEILPQRIQQWQSSPCIAEDNNKKELEKIRRSQLDARQKLGELDLKHQELDALIERAKHASIAPEQDNTEGDEEAELSVYCVTCGHEISQKGALKHMEKCFAKYESQTSFGSIYKTRIEGNSMFCDYYNASQKTYCKRLKVLCPEHSKEPKVSQDEVCGCPLVSNVFEETGEFCRAPKRKCNKHFCWEKLRRAEIDMERVRQWLKLDELFEEERNIRMAMASRAGVLGLMLHQTIDHDPLNPIKQLTHE, from the exons atgtcT AAAGAAGACATAGCCCAAAAGTTTGTCTTGCCCGAGCGGCAGACAAAAGTCGACGCCCTTGTTAAGAAAATGGACACGGAAGACATTCAGTATTGTATATGTCGGTCTACGGACTCCACTAGGTTTATGAT ATGCTGTGACAATTGTGAGGAATGGTACCATGGCGACTGTATCAATGTCAACGAGAAGGAAGCGAAGTCAATCAAGGCGTTCTTCTGTCAAATCTGCCGAG AGAAGAACCCAGCCCTCAAAATCAAATACAAAGTGAAGAAAGAAAAGTATTGGAAGAAAGGTGTTAGCGATACCAGTGACTTGGAACCAGGCTCAAAATACACCAGG CTATCGGCCAAGAAGAAGTCCACCAGAAGATGTGGCGAGTGCATGGCGTGTTCCAAGACGACCGATTGCGGCCGATGCGACTTCTGTAAGGATATGAAGAAGTTTGGAGGACTCAACAAAATCAGGCAGAAGTGTCGATTGAGGCAGTGCCTTAATTTT GGTCACTCACAGTCTAGATGTACAGGCAAACAG gggCTTGCAATATCGGCAAACGGCAGCGACACCCCCACATCCCACCGTTCAAAATCACAGGATTCCGGATCAGAATTTGGGGAATTTCCAGA CGATTTCTTATCCGGATTGACGGAAAATATCATGCGTTCAAAATCGTCGTCTGATTGGAGCTCGCCGCCGAGGAAGAAGACGAAGCGAGAAgaaaaggagaagaagaaacatCATCGCAAGGAGAAGAAACAAAAAGAG TCCAAGTCTAAATCAAAACATTCCAGACACCAATCAAAATCTTACGACCTTGACATTGAATTTGAGCGCCCCCTATTTGAAGATGTCGACGACTCGATGAAGCAGTGCTATGGCCCGGGGTGTGCGGAGATTGCTCGTCCGGGATCCAAGTATTGCTCAGATGACTGTGGAATGAAACTTGCCACAAA TCGTATATTTGAGATCCTTCCCCAGCGTATTCAGCAGTGGCAGTCATCGCCCTGTATAGCAGAGGACAACAACAAGAAGGAGCTTGAGAAGATTCGTCGCAGCCAGCTCGACGCCCGCCAGAAACTCGGTGAACTGGACCTGAAACACCAGGAGCTGGACGCCCTGATCGAACGAGCGAAACATGCCTCGATAGCCCCGGAGCAGGAC AATACGGAGGGTGATGAGGAAGCTGAGTTGAGTGTCTACTGCGTCACATGCGGCCATGAAATCAGTCAAAAGGGGGCGCTAAAACACATGGAGAAATGTTTTGCCAAG TACGAATCGCAGACATCATTTGGCTCCATCTACAAAACACGAATTGAAGGCAACTCGATGTTTTGTGATTACTACAACGCATCACAGAAGACCTACTGCAAGAGACTCAAGGTCTTGTGTCCGGAACATAGCAAGGAACCAAAG gTCAGTCAAGATGAAGTGTGCGGTTGTCCACTCGTGTCAAACGTCTTCGAAGAAACGGGGGAATTCTGCCGAGCGCCAAAAAGGAAATGCAATAAACACTTCTGCTGGGAGAAGCTGAGGAGAGCTGAAATCGACATGGAACGAGTACGACAG TGGCTCAAGCTTGATGAACTCTTTGAGGAGGAGCGCAATATCAGAATGGCAATGGCGAGCCGGGCCGGCGTGCTCGGCCTCATGCTGCATCAGACCATCGATCATGACCCTCTCAATCCCATCAAACAACTCACTCATGAATAA
- the LOC135491350 gene encoding CXXC-type zinc finger protein 1-like isoform X2, whose translation MDTEDIQYCICRSTDSTRFMICCDNCEEWYHGDCINVNEKEAKSIKAFFCQICREKNPALKIKYKVKKEKYWKKGVSDTSDLEPGSKYTRLSAKKKSTRRCGECMACSKTTDCGRCDFCKDMKKFGGLNKIRQKCRLRQCLNFGHSQSRCTGKQGLAISANGSDTPTSHRSKSQDSGSEFGEFPDDFLSGLTENIMRSKSSSDWSSPPRKKTKREEKEKKKHHRKEKKQKESKSKSKHSRHQSKSYDLDIEFERPLFEDVDDSMKQCYGPGCAEIARPGSKYCSDDCGMKLATNRIFEILPQRIQQWQSSPCIAEDNNKKELEKIRRSQLDARQKLGELDLKHQELDALIERAKHASIAPEQDNTEGDEEAELSVYCVTCGHEISQKGALKHMEKCFAKYESQTSFGSIYKTRIEGNSMFCDYYNASQKTYCKRLKVLCPEHSKEPKVSQDEVCGCPLVSNVFEETGEFCRAPKRKCNKHFCWEKLRRAEIDMERVRQWLKLDELFEEERNIRMAMASRAGVLGLMLHQTIDHDPLNPIKQLTHE comes from the exons ATGGACACGGAAGACATTCAGTATTGTATATGTCGGTCTACGGACTCCACTAGGTTTATGAT ATGCTGTGACAATTGTGAGGAATGGTACCATGGCGACTGTATCAATGTCAACGAGAAGGAAGCGAAGTCAATCAAGGCGTTCTTCTGTCAAATCTGCCGAG AGAAGAACCCAGCCCTCAAAATCAAATACAAAGTGAAGAAAGAAAAGTATTGGAAGAAAGGTGTTAGCGATACCAGTGACTTGGAACCAGGCTCAAAATACACCAGG CTATCGGCCAAGAAGAAGTCCACCAGAAGATGTGGCGAGTGCATGGCGTGTTCCAAGACGACCGATTGCGGCCGATGCGACTTCTGTAAGGATATGAAGAAGTTTGGAGGACTCAACAAAATCAGGCAGAAGTGTCGATTGAGGCAGTGCCTTAATTTT GGTCACTCACAGTCTAGATGTACAGGCAAACAG gggCTTGCAATATCGGCAAACGGCAGCGACACCCCCACATCCCACCGTTCAAAATCACAGGATTCCGGATCAGAATTTGGGGAATTTCCAGA CGATTTCTTATCCGGATTGACGGAAAATATCATGCGTTCAAAATCGTCGTCTGATTGGAGCTCGCCGCCGAGGAAGAAGACGAAGCGAGAAgaaaaggagaagaagaaacatCATCGCAAGGAGAAGAAACAAAAAGAG TCCAAGTCTAAATCAAAACATTCCAGACACCAATCAAAATCTTACGACCTTGACATTGAATTTGAGCGCCCCCTATTTGAAGATGTCGACGACTCGATGAAGCAGTGCTATGGCCCGGGGTGTGCGGAGATTGCTCGTCCGGGATCCAAGTATTGCTCAGATGACTGTGGAATGAAACTTGCCACAAA TCGTATATTTGAGATCCTTCCCCAGCGTATTCAGCAGTGGCAGTCATCGCCCTGTATAGCAGAGGACAACAACAAGAAGGAGCTTGAGAAGATTCGTCGCAGCCAGCTCGACGCCCGCCAGAAACTCGGTGAACTGGACCTGAAACACCAGGAGCTGGACGCCCTGATCGAACGAGCGAAACATGCCTCGATAGCCCCGGAGCAGGAC AATACGGAGGGTGATGAGGAAGCTGAGTTGAGTGTCTACTGCGTCACATGCGGCCATGAAATCAGTCAAAAGGGGGCGCTAAAACACATGGAGAAATGTTTTGCCAAG TACGAATCGCAGACATCATTTGGCTCCATCTACAAAACACGAATTGAAGGCAACTCGATGTTTTGTGATTACTACAACGCATCACAGAAGACCTACTGCAAGAGACTCAAGGTCTTGTGTCCGGAACATAGCAAGGAACCAAAG gTCAGTCAAGATGAAGTGTGCGGTTGTCCACTCGTGTCAAACGTCTTCGAAGAAACGGGGGAATTCTGCCGAGCGCCAAAAAGGAAATGCAATAAACACTTCTGCTGGGAGAAGCTGAGGAGAGCTGAAATCGACATGGAACGAGTACGACAG TGGCTCAAGCTTGATGAACTCTTTGAGGAGGAGCGCAATATCAGAATGGCAATGGCGAGCCGGGCCGGCGTGCTCGGCCTCATGCTGCATCAGACCATCGATCATGACCCTCTCAATCCCATCAAACAACTCACTCATGAATAA